Sequence from the Methanobacterium alkalithermotolerans genome:
TTTAAACATTTACATCCTCCTTCTTCACATCCGAAAAGTAGATGAAATTAATTACATAATCCTGCACTATTTACTTTTAAATTAATTATTCCCTTTTTTATTATTAAAATAGTATATTCCCTTATTTATAATAAAGCATACCTTCTCAAATCAAAGTGAAGTGCATTATAATCAGTATATTGTCATTATCATTAATTCTTAATTTTAAATAATTATGAAAATAACAATTTTAAGCTAAGAAAACTTATTGATTAAAGGAAGTTTATAGATAATCATTTATTTTTAGGATCAGAGTCTTTATCATTCTTAGATTTGGGTTTTCCTTCCGCAATTTTTACTTCACGGTAGAGATTGTCTAATGAAGTTTTACTGGCAATTCGCTGGGCAAGAGATCCTGTGATTATTAAAAATCCTATAATTATAAAAAATGCGGCAATAACTGATCTTTCACCAAATACAACATTATCTACAACTCTTTCCGAAGACCCCAGTAGAGTTAGAGCCCCGGCTATAATAAAAATACTCCCTAAAGATATACCAGCAATTTTAATGATTTTTTCACGATCATCCTGCCAGTGTTTTTTAAATTTCTTTTCAAGTTTGTAGAAATAATTCAATAAAGCAAATTCAGAAGATTTTGGGGGAGAATCAGTTGATGACTCATCTGAAGAAACCCTAGTGATCTTTTCTGAGGAAGAATCAGTTGATGACTCATCTGAAGAAACCCTAGTGATCTTTTCTGAGGAAGAATCAGTTGATGACTCATCTGAAGAAACCCTAGTGATCTTTTCTGAGGAAGAATCAGTTGATGACTCATCTGAAGAAACCCTAGTGATCTTTTCTGGTTTTTCCTTATTATCATCATTGCTCTGAGTATCTAAATCAGGATTAAAAGTTTTTATAATCCCTTTAAATGATTTAAAAGCCTTTTTAATAATACTGTTATTTTCAGATGAATTATCTTTATCTGATTGTTTTTTCTCCCCTGACATTAAATCCCCCCATATTTAATCGTACTCCCTCCACGTATGTTTGCAAGAAGTACATCTTAAAAACCGGGTTTCAGATTCATCAGCTCTTCTGGTCTGTTGTAACCACCAGTAAGCTACTTTATTGCCACATTTTTGGCAAATAGATTTAGTGGTGGGTAGGGTAGGAATATCCTCCCCGGTGAATATTACGGTATCTTCGGACTCTATTTTCTCTGAAAGTTCATATTGATGTTTCAGGTCTTTGGTAATCTCCTTTTTAAAACCACACTTGCATTGGAAAGTATCGTCTTTAGGAAACATTATTGCTCCACATTTGGTACAAAATTCCATGGTGTTCCTCCTGTAGGTGGATAAGTTTAATATTATAAATATAATCAGGTTTAATAATTTAATTGCCTTTTAATTGATAAATATTTGCAGCATCATCTAAAATTTTTTTATGATCAAAAGCCAGTTCCATGTTTAACAGATTTTCTAAGGTGAATTTAGAAACTTCCTGTGCATCACTAGCTGCTTTCAATTCTCCTGAAACAAATTGAGCCATATAGCATATAGTAACTACATGAGCACGTGGATCTCTATTTGGATTAGAATAAACCCCTAGAAGTTGGTTTAACTCAATATTAAGTCCAGTTTCCTCCCAAGCTTCTCTAAGAGCTGCTTCTTCTACCCTTTCCCCATACTCTACAAATCCTCCAGGCAACGCCCAAAACCCTTTATAAGGATTATTTTTCCTTTTAATCATTATAATGCAATCATCTGGACAGGTTATAACTACATCTACTGTTAAAAGAGGGCTTTTTAATTTTTCAGAAGTGATCTAATCACCTTATAATTGATAATATAAACAGCAGATATAATAAAACTTAGACTCATGCCCTACCCTTTGATTCTCCTTCTTTTACTCCAGCAGCAATTAAATGAGCAGTTCGAACTGGTTCAGGTAAAGCACTATGGGTAGTGGATAATTTAACAATTTTCAGAGCATCATCCACTTCCATGCCGTTTATCTGCATGTAAATTGTTTCTTTAGATTTCACCGGATATATGGGGCCCGCCTTCTGGATAATCTCCCATTTTTGCTTTCCATCAGGAAAGTTGTCCAGGGCCTTTTTAATTTTATCAAAATCAGGAGTTTTTCTCATTACAGCAATTACCGGTACTCCTGTTTTTTCAAATATCTCCTTAATATCCGCCACATTGAATCCTCCAAAGGTAATGCCATCCAGCATCATAACTCCCAGCTGACCCCGGTGCCGGGATTTGTTTACCATGGAGATTATTTTAGAAGTGGCATCCTGGCCATCCACCTGCAAATGGGTGGTAATTACTCCATCCATCCATGAACCTCCTCGAAAAATAGTTCCCACCAGTAAAACTTCGCCCTGATGATGTGGGAGGAAGGGAGCGTCATCAATACCCAAAATTCTTATTTCCCTTTTAATTTGTCTGAATGTCTTATTCTTCATAAGATGGTGGCATATTTTAAAATTTAAAAACAGAATATGTGTTAATTTAATTCCAGCTGACTGCAGGTTATTCAATGGACTCCAATAGTCCCTTGAATTCTTCACATCTTTCTTTTAAAGTTTCTGCAGCTATCTTAAGAGATTTTTTTGGGCTCTTGGCTTTAATATAAAGTTTAGGTTCTCCTACAATAGGGTGTTCAATAGCATAAGCTGCAGATTTTACAGTTTCATCTTCCATTAAAATTTTCCTTAAAGCATTACACAGGGTGTGGGTTTCCCCTTCCACCAGTATTTCCAATTCATATCTTTTGCTGGTAATAATTTCCATAGTTATACCTCGATTAGTTTAAAATTTCTAAAAATAATTTAATTAAGATTTATTAAACCTGATAATTACTGGATAATTTTCTTTTTTCACGATTATCACAGTGGGGACAGGTTACATCATTTTTACCGGTTTGTTTCATAAAGTGACGGCAGCGGGTGCACATGGCTTTAATAACCCCAAGTTCATTTTGTGAGGTTTTAAGATCAATACTATCCAATCCAACCATTTTGGTTATTTTAGCTTCAATTATATCCCCAATATGAAATGCATCAGTTAATTTGGATAAATAACCTTTTTTAGCCTGAGATACATGTATTCCCCCTACAAATGAAACCGGCAGTTTTCTTCGATTGCC
This genomic interval carries:
- a CDS encoding transcription factor S translates to MEFCTKCGAIMFPKDDTFQCKCGFKKEITKDLKHQYELSEKIESEDTVIFTGEDIPTLPTTKSICQKCGNKVAYWWLQQTRRADESETRFLRCTSCKHTWREYD
- a CDS encoding DNA-directed RNA polymerase subunit L; amino-acid sequence: MEIITSKRYELEILVEGETHTLCNALRKILMEDETVKSAAYAIEHPIVGEPKLYIKAKSPKKSLKIAAETLKERCEEFKGLLESIE
- a CDS encoding endonuclease dU — protein: MKNKTFRQIKREIRILGIDDAPFLPHHQGEVLLVGTIFRGGSWMDGVITTHLQVDGQDATSKIISMVNKSRHRGQLGVMMLDGITFGGFNVADIKEIFEKTGVPVIAVMRKTPDFDKIKKALDNFPDGKQKWEIIQKAGPIYPVKSKETIYMQINGMEVDDALKIVKLSTTHSALPEPVRTAHLIAAGVKEGESKGRA
- a CDS encoding NUDIX domain-containing protein, coding for MTSEKLKSPLLTVDVVITCPDDCIIMIKRKNNPYKGFWALPGGFVEYGERVEEAALREAWEETGLNIELNQLLGVYSNPNRDPRAHVVTICYMAQFVSGELKAASDAQEVSKFTLENLLNMELAFDHKKILDDAANIYQLKGN
- a CDS encoding exosome complex RNA-binding protein Csl4; this translates as MKAKSGDFVLPGDILGVSEQFIPAEWTYDDEGEIKSLVVGVVSRDDKNKRISVVPQTDSPAELKNDTHIMGQIMEVRGQRALVKIDSIKGNRRKLPVSFVGGIHVSQAKKGYLSKLTDAFHIGDIIEAKITKMVGLDSIDLKTSQNELGVIKAMCTRCRHFMKQTGKNDVTCPHCDNREKRKLSSNYQV